The stretch of DNA GGATGCCCCAGCGTTTTAAGGAGAACCCTCTAGAACGTTTGATGGCCCAGTTCGCGGCAATATCTAGCCCGACTGACCCGAGAATCCAGAGTAGTGCATTAATCATGAGAGCGCCTCATGACGTGGTGTAACCAGATGAGGCCGAACATGACGCAGGCAATGCCGATGAGCTTAAGTGGTGGCATTGGTTCGTTAAATAAAAAGAAACTTGTCACAGCAACGAGTGCCAGCCCCACGCCTTCCCAGCACGTGTATGCAATGCCTAGGGGAATGCGCAACACAGCCTTTG from Halodesulfovibrio sp. MK-HDV encodes:
- a CDS encoding multidrug efflux SMR transporter, which produces MLRYWLFLLAAIVSEIAGTTSLKAFDDIHSGRVGVVATSIFIALSYYLLSKAVLRIPLGIAYTCWEGVGLALVAVTSFFLFNEPMPPLKLIGIACVMFGLIWLHHVMRRSHD